The genomic window ATCTCAGATCATTCTAGTTCCCAAACACCCTGCGACCACTCCAGATCCCGCTACACGCCCCTTTCACTTCCTGGACACCGTCCTTCATCTGTTTCTTCACCGTCTGTGACTTTCACACAAACGACGGCGGTTTCATCAGCTGGTCGGTCGATCGTTAAttaatggagtgaactttacaAACGTCCCGCGTTAATTAGCTAATTACAGAACACGACTGTTGTTTCACTGTAGATTTATTATCATGTTATCAACATGTTGATGTGACATTTTAAGGATTCTGGAACTTcattaacaaaacaaagtaaaaaaattattaaaatgactttttggggaaaaatcttgtgtttttcttgagaagtttaaaaaaaagaacaaagctGAAACAGAATCTGACTCCACATAAAGAAACCAGAGATGATCTTTTAGTTTATTTCTGTACATAAATCAGCGCTGACATCGACTTCCTGTCCTGCTGAGCTGATGATTATCAATATTAATCTTTTTATCCCGACGTGTCTCCTGTGAACACATCTGGATCTCATCCTGAACCGTCCTTAATGTCCCATGATGCAGCAGTTtgacctctgtctcctcagccgtctccctcctcctcctcgtggGATTCAATGGTCTCCAGGTCCGGCGGCGCCTCCAGCGCCTCTTGCTGGGCGTGTTGGATGGACACGATTCCGGTCAGGAGGGCGTAGCTCAGCATGGCGCCGAGAGCCACGAGAGCCGACAGGAACTGCTTCCTCCGCTTGTTGGGGACGTGATCAAAGTCTCCGCCTTCAGGCTGAGAGGACGTCTTCTGAGTGGAGCTCTCTGGAAAAACAAGATGGAGGAAAAGACGAAGAGATGAGATCATTTCACGCCAACCAAGAAGAATATATTTATCTTTCTGTGAACCACAACAGAGAAACAATCTGCGTCTATGCTCGCGAGTCTGATAAACAAGCAGCTGTAACGTCTCAGACAAACACGTCTCCTGATGAATGAGACAGTTTGTGTACCAGCAAAGATCCATATGATGTCATCTGGTGATGTCATATAAACCTGGTGGAGTGAAACGATGACTTGGATCCACAACGTCTCTGAAAGTCAGTACATTCTGATTCTGGTCTGATCCAGCGGCTTCACTCGGCCTCTGCAGACTCACCTCGGCCGTCTCGGGGGAAGTACAGCAGCAGGATGTTGGTGCAGAAGTTGTTCAGGTTGTCCAGAGACTTCaggtgctgctgcagtttccCGCTGGGCAGTTTGGACTTGAGGATGGGCGCCAGGTGACCGAACACGTAGGCGTCCAGAGACGAAGGCCTGCAGAGTCACCAACACATTCATGTTTACACTGTGTTCTGGTCCAACACACAGATGATCTCAGATCAGTCTCACACTTTCCATCATCCAATCATGTATACAGCACatgatcagacagacagatataaacacatattttaacAGACGTTAATCTTTAACTTGAGCCAAACAGAAGCAGAACCTCATCGGCTCCCGAGTTCAGTTCTGATGTGTTGAGACAAAGGACCCgttcacacctgctgtcatccTCCAATCAGTGATCAGCTCTCAGTCTGTCAGCTCACAGCTACATTAACCTGCGTCTGAGTGAAcacctgtgatgtgatgtcacttcctgctctgcatGAAACAAaccgtccatcactgagacaaacagactccatgtttctactcaaagacagaaagaagttcatgtagaacttCTGCTgaaatgaacaagaaggtccaaataatgcagaatgagtcagagacagagtttcacagagtttataaagtgtctccaactcaacaactcactaaactgacacatttgttaagggagtctggtgctggTGTGGCGACTAGTCTAAGTGCTGGATGGGTTGAAACAGACAGATGTGAATGTGCACTGAGAGCTGTACAGGTGTGATCAGATCACTCAGGACGGATGTTGACAGCAGGTCTGCAGGGACCTCAGGAGGGTCTGACACCTGGACGGTGGCTGAGGTCACATGTGAGTGTCAGAGCTCCGGTAGAACTTACGAGTCACCGAAGAAGAACTTGTGCGAGCCGAGTCGTTGGGACAGCAGGTTCATGCACTCTGCAGCATCGCGGTACAactgaaacacagaacacagatcGGACTCGTCAACGAGGAAGACCAGGAAACAGGAACGCTCCGGCTACTGGAGAGACACACAAATCACTTCATCGAGTGTTTTCCTGCTGAAGCTGCAACCATTCTCTGATCTGACACCGTCTGGTTCTGACGGTTCTGTTTGCTTTGTCATTactgacagtaaatgaagagtgttTTGGACGGACAGCAGAAGAAATCTGAAGACGGCACTTTGGACTCATCTGCTGTCTTCATGAACTTCAGTCGGGACGAACATTCACAACAAATACCACAAAACTTTTTTAGAAAGAGCGTCAGAGACTGAAGTGGTTCTGGAGGGTCCATCCTGAAACCCAAGTCCAAGTCACAGAGGTCCATACTCACAGGACACTGAAGTCTTCGGTAGATGTTCAGATTtgtcttttggttttgtttcttgtctttCCTGTGTAGAACCTGGACTCCAGCTGGTTTCTGACGGACTCACACATGTTTCTGTCTCAGACTGAGTCAGAACAGACGGAAACATTTCAGGAAACACgtaaatgtcattttttctttctcttcattccTGTAAAGTCGACCTTGAAGAGTTCTCGGCGCTGACAGGAACAGATCGCTCTTTAATGATCTTTCCTGAACGCCATCTGACCTCCGACCTCGTTGGATAGTCTCATACTTGCAGTTTTTCCTTTCACAGTGAATCTGTTCCGACCACTTCAAGGACCCGTCTGAACACATGGAAACAGACTGGAAAAAAGTTCTGATGTTTCTGCAGCCCGCAGAAAATTAAAGTCACATTGTTTCCATGATCAAAACCTCAAAGACGACGTGTTTCTGAGAGGAGACGGCCTCAGTCCGCCTCTCACACTGAACATATCTCCTGTATGTTTCTCACATCGCTGCATCTATCAGCTCTGACTTCAGTCATGGAAGCTTTAAAAACCTGACTGAGGTGAAACCTGCTGCTGTGTCCtcacctccttctccagctcctccccgGCCTCCAGGCTCTCGTCTCCTCGCAGCAGTCGCAGTTTTTCCAGCTGACCTCGCTGCATCCGTCCGGGCAGGAAGAAGTTCAGAGGGAACGGCATGTGCTCTGCGTACCAGCGGCGAGTCAGGTCCACGTAGTTCTTCGGCTCGATCCAGAAGGCGTAGATCTACGACAGAAGATATCCAGACCGGTTTTACTTCAGTGTTTAATGTGCTCATGTTTAAAGACTCAACACAAAGAGAAAGGCGTCTCACCAGAGCCGGCCGgagcttctcctccatcagagaGATGAAGGCCAGGCTGTCAGCTCCTTCTTTGGCCGACAGGTCGTAGTCTGCGTTGaatttctgaaacacacacatcagataTTCTGCAGAGTGAACACAACAGACCAcaactgctgctgatgctgcaggTGTTGAAGGTTGAATAATCCTGAGCTGACAGAGGTCCCTGAATGTCTCAGATACTGATGGATTATCTGTATCAGAGATGTTTCTGTTGATTCAATGAGATAAATCACACATCACTGATTATATCCTATAAACAACCAATCATCTGAATCCAGTAACTCAATTCATCCAATAAATGTAGTCGAGAATAAAGTACAACAttcagggtctctgcaggtttgaacaagtcaaattcaagactttttaagaccattttgaactcaatttaagacctacacgaagtacgaaaaagtaaggaaaaatgcgGTCCCAGAATCGctttaaacaaataaccacaTCTGTTGCCATTcagagcagctcaaacaatgaagaatggagtgaatgagtgtgtgtcagggttattatagttttaacattttcattagtttttgttttaatttagtttttcagttagtttttttcattttagtttagtttcaattagtttaacaagtgatctAAGTagtttaagtttagtttttatcaaggaatttaatttgagttaactataataaccctggtgtgtgcgcgcgcacacacacacacacacacacacacacacacacacacacacagtgttcaaaatcgaAAGCCCCTCCGCTTTCAACGTCGGAGTTGGGCcaaagatggtttgaatgtGGCTTGACTGTTAGGTGGCAGAGGCGGCGCagagttcgggtcgagcagaactggatgaaattGGACctggaactggtgacaaaggcgtacagaagtgtgtgattacgtgacttcgctggagacttttagaagctaactggtgttttttcagCGCTTTCACACCGAGTGTGCCCAATTTGAGGGTCCTCTGACAGATTCCGCTGTCGGAGTCGTACCGGAACTGGCGAAGTGTGCGGCGATAAATTCCGACCGCGCTGTCGGCAAAATACCACTTACGTTCCTggatacttcagacagaagaacacacGGAGATGACTgagaatctcaccaacacatttactccaaacaaacaaacaaacaaaaaaaaggcgATGACGGAAGCGGTtaatgaacgtacatatttaagacccgactaaatgtaatttaagacctatatgcaaaatatgaacatatttaagactttttaaggcctaaaattgagattgtcaaatttaagactttttaagactccgTGGGAACCCTGAacatagcagagaaacaaaatactcaagtaacgaagctgaaaactgagagaacatgaagctgactgcagagagagtgtgtgcgttgtgtgtgtgcatgtgtgtgtgtgaaaggaccCAGTGTCagtggaggtcaaaggtcatccagtaaaaacagacaaacacatgcagGTCTGTTCTCAGACGACATTTGAGCCTTTAACATGATTTATAGCTGAACGTTAACGAGCTCCAGCGTTGCTACGTGGAGACGAGGAGAGCTGTGATTGGTCGGTTCATCTCGCTGTGATGCctggtaatgtgtgtgtgatgttatttATTATCTCCTTCTATTTGAatttctgtaaaatgtgatggtTCTTCACCATGATGTTTTTACTACTCATCATCGCGTGTCCTCTTCAGGTCACCACAGGCGACAGGAGGTGGTGCGGCTCGTCTGCccagtcgtctcctggatccactcactttacatttattgtaattagtatcagatattctgtcaatgcaacttgtatttgttgttctgtacatgtgacatctattacatgtctgtctgtgctgaGCGACGATCCTCTGAAGACATCTATTTTACATCCAACATAGAAAATCAAGCGAGATCAGCCCATTGAAACTCCAGGACATGCGATGTATCCTGTTGCACGAACATCAAAAGCAAACTTAAAGTAAAATCTGGTCTTTTTAGGAGTGAAGACGAGAAGCAAACAGAAGCAAACAGAAGCAGTCGGAcgggagaaaagaagaagaagcagaaagtGTTAGGGTTACTAAATCTGAGCAGCGATGCTTGAAACCAGCTGTGAGCTTCTTCAGCAGCTCTGCTGTCGTCGTGGTTTCCTCACCTACCACAGCGAGGAGGCACCGAGCATGCTGGGTAATGTCTTCCAGCTGTCCATTAGCTGCTGAACGGGCAGCGCTGGCTCAGACGTGACTTCTGCTGTGGGGAATGTGGCTCAGAGGAACTAAAGCTGAAGGAAAACTTCATCTGAAACGTCAGAGCGGAGTGTTGGCTGAAGAGGAGAGTAAACATGAATATAAAAGTGCGAGCGCAGCGAGTCGATGCTGACCGTCCGTCTGAAcgtcacacacagaaacaatacaGACTGTATGGacgacacattcacacacaccacaggaaGTGGAGAACCTGAGCTGAGGCAGGACTCTGTTTGTTCTTTCCCAACACAGATCATGTTTGTACACATATCTGTATTAGTACCTTCAAAATACACTGTGCATTCTGTTATGTACTGTAATATCTTACCGACTTAGATACAATATGAATATGTGaggtgtttgttgtttttgctctttCTAAAGAAGGTACAATATGTCAGAATCAGTCAGCTGTCAAACTCAACCTCAAGTAGAGGGCAGCGAATCACCCGAGTAACCGCTCCCTGATGCTAACTGTAGCccctttagctagttagctcaattTGACATGCAGCTGATTCTGTCCAGAGGACCTGACGAGAACGAGGCAGCGGTTATCTCATATTACTCATTACTCAAACTTCCAGCAGCTCGAGACTCTTACCAACAGGAGCAAGTAGTACAACAGGAGCAGTACTACAGCTGTAGTCACATGCAggactgtgtaaggacactcccgccCTCTGCGGTCACATGCAggactgtgtaaggacactcccgccCTCTGCAGTCACATGCAggactatgtaaggacactcccgccCTCTGCAGTCACATGCAGGACTATGTAATGACACTCCCGCCCTCTGCGGTCACATGCAGGACTGTGTAATGACACTCCCACCCTCTGCAGTCACATGCAggactatgtaaggacactcccacccTCTGCAGTCACATGCAggactatgtaaggacactcccacccTCTGCGGTCACATGCAggactgtgtaaggacactcccgccCTCTGCGGTCACATGCAGGACTGTGTAATGACACTCCCACCCTCTGCAGTCACATGCAGGACTATGTTATGACACTCCCACCCTCTGCGGTCACATGCAGGACTATGTAATGACACTCCCGCCCTCTGCGGTCACATGCAggactgtgtaaggacactcccgccCTCTGCGGTCACATGCAggactgtgtaaggacactcccgccCTCTGCAGTCAAATGCAggactgtgtaaggacactcccgccCTCTGCGGACACATGCAggactgtgtaaggacactcccgccCTCTTCGGTCACATGCAggactgtgtaaggacactcccacccTCTGCAGTCACATGCAggactgtgtaaggacactcccacccTCTGTAGTCACATGCAggactgtgtaaggacactcccgccCTCTGCGGTCACATGCAggactgtgtaaggacactcccacccTCTGCAGTCACATGCAggactgtgtaaggacactcccgccCTCTGCAGTCACATGCAtgactgtgtaaggacactcccgccCTCTGTAGTCACATGCAggactgtgtaaggacactcccgccCTCTGTAGTCACATGCAggactgtgtaaggacactcccgccCTCTGTAGTCACATGCAggactgtgtaaggacactcccgccCTCTGTAGTCACATGCAggactgtgtaaggacactcccgccCTCTGCGGTCACATGCAggactgtgtaaggacactcccgccCTCTGTAGTCACATGCAggactgtgtaaggacactcccacccCCTGTGTAGTCACATGCAGGATGGCCAGTGTTTCATCAAACAGATTGACTCCGCTCATCTTTTGATGGCAGCACTTGATCAACTCTTATAATGTTGCCACTCATTGTTTGTAGTCGTGGTGACGTCTGCCTACTATGATCACGTGCAGCCTCTGTTGAGCTTCTGAAGTTATCTGCTGAACAATTCCTGTATTTCTTCATTCATTGGGGCATAAATCACAGCACCGGTGTGTTTACGGttaaacagagagaaaatgagaggagctgctggcctCATACAGCCGTCTGTGAAGCTGAACCTGTTCTCATCAACAGGGAGGACAACGAGAGGTGGACTGTGGTCTCACATCAACAGAGTCTGCAAATGTTCCTCTCAGTTCTACAGAGAACGTTTCTCTCTGCGCGCTGCTTTACGAGGATTATCAGCCTGCTGGAATGTGTCTCTgcctgcagcttcctgttgttAAAGGAGGTTTTCCAGTCggctgcaggacacacacacacacacacacacacacacacacacacacacacacacacacacacagtctgtaaTGTGACGGCCTGTCAGCGGCTTTGTGCTTTTCCAGTTTTTGCTGATATTCGATAACCTTCTTGGAGGAGCTGGTAGGATTTTGCCTCAGAGTCTCGTAGTTGTTGTTTCACTGAGCAGATCAGTGACTTTGGTGTGATGGTGGTAAACAAATGTCAGAACACAGGAGGACCAGCTCCTCAGATCCAGACTCTGCTGTACACCTACATCTGAAGCAGACAAATCATTCCTGTGAGGACAATGATGTGAACATGTTGtccagagcagacagatggTATGAAAGAGGgataaaagaatccatctatgtcaaactggaatggcagtctttgaacagaggaggtggactaAGATCACTGATCACCACCTACAATACAgaactgagttctctccccagacagcttaacaaccgttcacacctgggctcacctagacTTAGAAACCCACATGAGGGCCAGTTTGACAGCAcgaaggacactcccacaccctgtaaggacactcccacgcagtgtttaaaagcctgcagctccttTGGTTAGTGAACAGTgcagaagcctcttggatgacacgtgaaatgtcttcaacaaCTGAAACAGGTCCAGTCCACTACAATACAGAACTTAGAATAAACTTTAAATCACAATTCTTAATATAATAAAAGACAATTTGTTCTCTCTGGAAACATTTACATCATGAAGACTCTCTGTGGTCTGAATTGTTTCACCCAGGAACAAACTGGAGGTTAAATACAGATAACGACACATTATAATAACTGAAGTGTTCCTTTAATGAGAAGGCGGTTACCTGCTTTCTGAGATggatgatgatgtcagagggCCTGGACAGAGTCGCTTTTTGATTGGTCCTCAGAGCAGGAAGTGATCctttaaaagcaaaaataaacaacatgaagATCACAGACTGACAAGTTCTTCATGTGTGTCCGATCAAACTGAAGTCGTCTCACCGCTGGGACTCCTCCACGGGTTCGACATCTTCCTGAGTTTGAGAGGAGCACCGGCAAACTGAGCGTAGgcctgcagacaggaagtgacaagcAGTTtatatactgtgtactgtgtgaagTATATAGAAATATATTGTGTACTGTGCATACTGTGTGTAGGAGGGATGTcgatatgggcatttttccactgattgCCGAtcagcaattttgaacgtggacccaagcctgattttaattttttcacaaactcatacagcagagcatgtaaaacagacagtcgaggagatgctgaacgctgTGAAGTAGACGAGCAACGTGTCCGCGTCATTTCacgtgacaacgtaaggaatatgtaaaagcagtggatgatatggaggcaccaagcgtgggctgcgtctcacacacttcagctgctgtaacgagggtctgctgtcacagtgcagcgtcacacactcacctgctaacaccaggaaggtggaggacagTGTTGGAATATAGCATATgtagaataagaaagagccgtATGAaagtgtttactttgtttcaacaaaattaaaaaaacctttttgtttcttaatgcagctgtattatcctgGACAATATGAGTTAAGGCTGAGTATCGgatcagggtaaaaaaaaacctgatcgggacatccttGGTGTGTAGCATTCAtactgtgtagtgtgtgtagtgtgtagtgtgtgtagtgtgtagtgtgtgtagtgtgtagtgagGGCAGTGGGCGGAGCTCCAGCCTCAGGTTTACAGTAATGGTGCAGATGACTCAGTTCTtctggaaataaaaaataaaagcttcatTCAACGTTTACAACCAGAAAAAATGAGGAAGAGTTTCCTCATAAAGCCTCAGAGCCATGATGTCATCGTCGGCtccactgagagagagagagagtgtgtgtgtgtgcgtgcgtgagtgagagtgtgtgagtgtgtgagtgagtgtgtgtgtgtcagcagacaCTCGTCTCTCTACAGAAACGGTCTCACAGGAACAAACCGTCTCCTGAACTGGATCTTTAGCTCagaaacatgctgctgctgattcaaCAGGCAGTAAAAGCTGCAGTTCTGGTGCTGGACTGGTCCACACTGAGCCGTCCAGCTGTCTCAGTAATAATAACTTCCTGCTGGACACACGACAGGAAGAACACACCTCAtcgtcctccacctctctgtctgtccaaCAGTAACAGCTCATCTGACACCTACAGGCCCCGCCCCCTCTCCtacctgctgcttcctgtccgTCCTCAGTCTGAATGTCTCACACTGTCCCGCCatgtgtcagctgtgtgttcaGACAGTAACTGTGAACCGGACTCACACTGCTTGTAGTTGTTCTCATGTGTGCCTCATGAAGCTGAACCAGATTCTGAACTCGTCAGCATCTAAACTGCACACAAACCAAACTAAGAATCTGGATCAGGTCCAACACCGCACGTCTCTGGGCCCCGGACCTCTGTGGGCCCCGGACCTCTGTGGGCCCGGACCTCTCTGGGCCCGGACCTCTCTGGGCCCCGGACCTCTGTGGGCCCGGACCTCTGTGGGCCCTGGACCTCTCTGGGCCCCGGACCTCTCTGGGCCCCGGACCTCTCTGGGCCCCGGACCTCTCTGGGCCCCGGACCTCTGTGGGCCCGGACCTCTGTGGGCCCTGGACCTCTCTGTGGGCCCCGGACCTCTCTGGGCCCCGGACCTCTCTGGGCCCCGGACCTCTGTGGGCCCGGACCTCTGTGGGCCCCGGACCTCTCTGGGCCCCGGACCTCTCTGGGCCCCGGACCTCTGTGGGCCCGGACCTCTGTGGGCCTGGACCTCTCTGTGGGCCCCGGACCTCTGTGGGCCCCGGACCTCTCTGGGCCCCGGACCTCTCTGGGCCCCGGACCTCTGTGGGCCCGGACCTCTGTGGGCCCCGGACCTCTCTGGGCCCCGGACCTCTCTGGGCCCCGGACCTCTGTGGGCCCCGGACCTCTGTGGGCCCCGGACCTCTGTGGGCCCGGACCTCTGTGGGCCCGGACCTATGTGGGCCCCGGACCTCTCTGGGCCCCGGACCTCTGTGGGCCCGGACCTCTCTGGGCCCCGGACCTCTCTGGGACGTGTACTGCTCGGGGACATGGTCTACCACGTTTGGGTTAACTGACTGTGTTTCCAGACCAGCAGCACGTTCAGGTTCTGTCAGCGGTTTGGAAACAGAGGTGCTGTAAACGCGGCTCCATCATTACCCAGAATGCCCTGCGGCTCTGAGCTCAGGTGTCAgtccaacacaaacatgtttccttCAGTCGATGAGCTCTGCGGCCCTGAGCGCGGTCTGCAGGCTGGATCAACACATCAGTCATGGAAAGTGTCAgcctgctgcagcagtgcattcTGGGTGGTCGCAACCAACATCTCCACTTAAAGGCCCAGTCTGCTGTTTTCAGCCTGATCTTTAAATGTGACGACTACAATCTGTTTCAGATTTGAAGAAAAACTTATAGAATTTATAGAACATGATCTTTTAAACTTACGAACATCGTGTGTGATTCACAGTTCACACAGGATCAATACTTTGTCAAACAAAGGTTTGATTAAATGAGGATATTGGATATTGATCGGTCAGATCAGAGCGTCACTGTGCGTCAGTCAGGAGGTGTGAGGAGGAGCCCCTCTGCTGGTTGTATCAGGAAATACAACTGATCTGATCATAACATACTGATCAAATTGATATTGAttaaacacttttttcagtaaaatAAAGACCTGGATATTTAAAATGTCCTGAGGTTAAATGACTCCACATGAGAACTAATTAGAACGATctcgtcagcagcagcagcagcaggcagtaATCCAGTactggaatgtaactaaatacagtacttgagtatttctattcTACAACTTCATACTTGAACCTCGCTACATCTCAGAGATAAATAATGATTCAAGGATGGAAGAAAATTAATTGCAGAACATTTGGATATAATCAGTGAGTTTCTTCAAGCGGTAATGTCAAACACTTCTGAAGATGTAAAGATTCACTTTCTGTtcaattataataaaataaaccatCAGGACAcgacaggaggacaggaggacaggatGCTGGTGAATCTGCTGGCGATCATGAACAAAAAGTCTGTCAGCCTCCACAAACTGTGGACGAGTTaaagagcagctgcagcatcagACTCACAAcctcacagcacacacacacacacacacacaccacacacacacacaccacacacacacacacacaccacacacacacacacacaccacacacacacacacacaccacacacacacacacaccacacacatcaGCTTTATGTGACCATCACTGGAGACACTGCACCTCATCTTCACCTCCCTTTCTCTTCTACCTCACTATTTTATTCTATGTTACAGCTGCTCAAGTATTCCATTGTTCTCTGTTTATTGTAAATAGAACATGTTCTATATCTGCACTTGTATTGTACTGAATGTACCCGCGGCTGTGATGACCGAGTTTCTCTttggggattaataaagttatctatctatctatctatctatctatctatctatgtatctatCAGTGACGTTTTCACGTAGAATGTGACGTCATCATTTCAACGAGGACATAAGTTTGACATTTCGAATCGTCACTTTTCACAGAAATGACACAATTATCAGTTTGATCATTACAGAAATCAGTGATCGATAATCACCAACAGCCCGCTGGTTGTTCTCATTCTCACTGTTTTCATTCACTTTAACCGGGAAAACGTCCTCACGCGCTCAGCTAACTGTCAGTCTGCCGGCCATTGAgccgttagcatgctaacgctaGCAGCAGGTACCGCGTGATTTAACCCGggttctgtgtgtgaatgagccCGTCAGACCGCCGGCAGACCGGCTCGGTCCGATGTGAGCTGAGACTCACCAGAACCACCAGACAGTCGGTGTCGACGGACGGTAAGCCCCAGTCTCCTTCCCAGCAAAACAACTCGTCGGGCGCCGCCATCTTCAGCAGCGACGGTGACCTCTGACACCGGAAGCTGAGCTCGACCTGACGCTGACTACCAAAATAAGATACACTTACATTAAATACTATATTTTAAAATAGGTCAATACAAAGTACAAGTACTGCATCCAAAACCACAATTCAGTCAAATCttaattaaattaaagtatCAGCAATAAAAGTGCAGCTTCACTCAGTGAAAGTTCTGGTCGTGCAGTAAACG from Sparus aurata unplaced genomic scaffold, fSpaAur1.1, whole genome shotgun sequence includes these protein-coding regions:
- the LOC115578235 gene encoding metaxin-1-like; translated protein: MAAPDELFCWEGDWGLPSVDTDCLVVLAYAQFAGAPLKLRKMSNPWRSPSGSLPALRTNQKATLSRPSDIIIHLRKQKFNADYDLSAKEGADSLAFISLMEEKLRPALIYAFWIEPKNYVDLTRRWYAEHMPFPLNFFLPGRMQRGQLEKLRLLRGDESLEAGEELEKELYRDAAECMNLLSQRLGSHKFFFGDSPSSLDAYVFGHLAPILKSKLPSGKLQQHLKSLDNLNNFCTNILLLYFPRDGRESSTQKTSSQPEGGDFDHVPNKRRKQFLSALVALGAMLSYALLTGIVSIQHAQQEALEAPPDLETIESHEEEEGDG